GCTACCCCctggtaggctgtcacccccatccgtactcaaacaggagtacttatttgcaaggtgtaccgacattggagtactcactcgtccctgcctctgcccattgcccttcctaactgtgacccagttttctgtctcccgtggtcttggagtgaccacctccctgtaactcctttctatgacctcgctctccctgagcagacaaaggtcatcgagttgctgctccaggttcctaacacggtcccttaggagccccatctcgacgcacctggcgcagatgtggacgtctggagggcactcagactccatgacctcccacatctgacctccagaacagtaaactgccccggCCTTCATttccccccttgtcctggatacaataaagccttacccgggatacaagccaatcagctgcttcctctagtccgttcgaccaatcagaggcttccaccagactccttctctgaaagtgagatggaacgttgcagttttGGGTTTCTCACAGTTCCGGGTAACTCACTCACAGTTCCGGATAACTCACTCACAGTTCCGGGTGACTCACTCACAGCTCCGGGTAACTCACTCACAGCTCCGGGTAACTCACTCACAGCTCCGGGTAACTCACTCACAGTTCCGGGTGACTCACTCACAGCTCCGGGTAACTCACTCACAGCTCCGGGTAACTCACTCACAGCTCCGGGTAACTCACTCACAGCTCCGGGTAACTCACAGTTccgggtaactcacagctccggGTAACTCACTCACAGCTCCGGGTAACTCACTCACAGCTCCGGGTAACTCACTCACAGTTCCGGGTGACTCACTCACAGGTCCGGGTAACTCACAGTTCCGGGTGACTCACTCACAGCTCCGGGTAACTCACTCACAGCTCCGGGTAACTCACTCACAGCTCCGGGTAACTCACTCACAGCTCCGGGTAACTCACTCACAGCTCCGGGTAACTCACTCACAGCTCGCACCAAcgactccccgggcctctgtagaagcaagtcccgcgctgtttttatactcacagctccaggtaaccctTCCTCGCACCAACTACCCCCTTTATTCCAACACAAAACAaaggctcttttaagagccacccACAACCTCACAGAAAGAGCAGTGATTAGGGAATTAGAGTAGAGGCAGATTGAAATGTGTTTTATTAAACTAGTTATTCCACCACTGAACATAACAGTTTTTAGCTTGATCACCGCGGTCATTAGAATGCAACGCCGACAGTAAAAGATCATAAACAAGACAAGGCGATGTCAGTTTCCCTTTTACCGATATACCTCATGATTAATGCAGCAACAGGAGGGTCGACTCCAAACCGTTCCCTGGGTAACAGTCGCTTATTTCCAGTCACGAGCAGAGCTGAATTCCGTCTGCACAGGGATCCGGTCTGTAAATCCGCGCCGCATATTCAGTCATGAATTAAGCGAGAAGTTAAAGTGGATTTGATATTTAGTTGACAGAAACTGAATTCATCAGAATCATATATAAAATACAGCCCTCGGTTCCCGGCTGAAATGAAATTGGCGGGCAATTTGAAATTCAACCCGCAACCAATGATACTGCAGTCCGTGCTGTCTGTTTGGCCgagcttcccccaccccacccgccgGTCACAAATCTCTGTATTTCCCCCCGAGGAGCGCGCTTAAACCTCACCTCTCCACCAAGAACAAacggctcttttaagagccactaACCGTCAGAAGAGCTGCGCCTTTCTGTCTAATGTCCTCTTACACTAACGTTTTTTCTGCGGGCTTTTATCTGAATTGATGCCGCAGAGACTGCTGCTGAGTGGAGTCTGACCAGTCATTCAAGTGGAACTGGTTTCGATGTAAATGCCAACACGGCTCATAATGGTGTGTACACGACCAGCCCCTGTTCGCTCTGCGCCCCCTTTTCTCACGCGCTCCGGGTTCAAGGACAACAAACGCCTTTATTACGCACTTTCCACGCGCGCCCCTCAGTCGCTGATCAGTCCTTCCACAGACACTGAGTTACATCATCTCCATAATGATGAGGCCGGTTGGAGGGACAAAGGCGGCGACCACATACTCCAACTCCAAGTAACGACCCACACAGCGCTGACGCTGCTAACGGAAATCCTAATGGTTCTGCTCACGCACGGTCTCACTGAAAGTGTTGTGTTGATATTTGGACACCGCATTGATGCAACTGGTTCGATATTTCATTCGCAGGCGATAGTTCTCATTCTGTTTAATTTGATCAAATTAGCCGTCCAAACCCGGTATAATCCAAGACGGCGCTCTGCATTCCTGCCCACTGCATTGAAACGGAAGCTTCACCCAACTTCCCCGTTAGTTTGTCTCAATCTTCATACACTTCTCTCAGTGATCCATCCCTTCAGATTGAATTAATTTAAACAAGATGCCTGtgcgttgttgctgctgctgttttaATTGTGAAGTGACTGACTTTTAGTGACTGCAGTCTGTTGTTTTGAACGAGTGATCCGGTATTCTATCCGAGAAACAAACTTTAAGAGTACACATTGCTGCGACGGCTCCGAGAGTCATTAGACTATTGAGCTTTATGCAATGAGCGATCTCTAACAAGTTCTGTGGATCGCGTTTGTCCCGATAGGTGAGCGGTTTAAAATAGTAAGAACGCATTCCTAGGAATCTCTCACCTTGGAACTAATTCACACTGGATGTGCATTGTAGGTAGTTCAACATAGAATAACTGGGGATGCGGGATACATTATCACACACAGATGTGTcgttaatttttttaaaagtctAAGGTATTgttgaaaatatattttctttttgTGCGGGCTTTTCAAATTTCACTTATTTTGGGGACTGTTATTTTCAGTattatgttgacatattctgttgtgctgcagcaagcaagaatttcattgtcctatctgggacacatgccaataaaactctcttgactcgtgACAATAGATGCAAGAGAAGGCCATTGGccttttcgagccagcaccgccattcaatgtgatcatggctgatcagccccaatcagtactccgttcctgccttctccccatatccccatgactccgctatctttaatagctctatccagctctctcctgaatgtatccagagacgcTGTTGGTGTCTGGTCATTGGAGAAAGAGGCAGCTGTACGATTGGCCTAGTTCATATTACAAATCAGAAGTAGCGCTGCGCCACCAATGGTAAGCGTCCCATCGCATTCCTCCAGAAGTTACAAGAAGGGCGAGTGCAGGAGGATTTCCTCATTCTTTGTGCCCTTTatccccgaacagctccgtcacagaggactctgggatttacggactgttcccagggacacattcagagactgacatcgagtgctgctggaaggtcatcaactcggtgaaagacgctgttgttcaccacccagcagagcgagatgtccgtcagggaatgttgccgatttgcccgctgcagactgaaggagtacgtgctgagggactcactgaagctcgatgcagccaacgccaaggctctgtgggggaggaccacagtctagggtccttccgctgctggacatggggagcACGATATGGTGGAGACACATCTCAAAATAatggaaggtatcccacgccagggggccacatgagtggcacgggtgggggacaagtttgagaaatgtatagactgtattgaacaatttgtatagggaggtttcacggcaatcgggtcacgacccatgacccttactgttgctacactactccaaatggattacacgcgatgaactgcaggtaggcacttaccattgtttccagcgtagcgggcccgttaaaacccgctgaaactcaatttttgcgctgtaaataattatggaaatcgagataagcgtgtgagacatttagcctacttcacaattccaaaagtgaggagaaatgacagtagatagaagcgagagctgaagggacaacaacagccagagtgcttggcgaacattggccgtttgctcactgcatttcatcaactaaggcattatttgtgttttttcttgattcctttggcatctaaaaagtttcagaagtgataaatctggctgtaaattttttaaatcgcacatggttcccaagtgggtttttacatacaaaaaaaaacgcatctgaagaaaaatttacagccagatttatcacttctgagaatttttagataccaaaggaatcaagaaaaaacacaaatactgccttacttgatgaaatgcagtgagcaaacgtgataattcccaaaattttcaatgttcaccaagcagtttagctgctgtagtcccttcagttctcgcttctctataccttcatttcgcttcacgtttggaattctaaagttgggtacatgtctctcacacttaccccgactcccacaatttttttcaacgcaaagattcaacattttggcagtttttaacagataggaaagtacgcgtttctagcattaataacatataccggaagtgacgaatgtcttccagttggatttagcggctccgtgcgtcgagccctatgacccggtgaccttacgtgcaacctccctatagcctccgaaaatgtcggatgaatttttttgaCATGAGTTTAGACACCACTCCGCAACAGTACAACCGATCACCAATGTAACAAAATATTAATTTACAGGAACATATTGACTGTTGCAGGATGAAATATAATTAGTTGAAAATCTCATTGGCCCCATTTAActtttaataaattataattagtCACATCTCGTGGTCACTGCTCCCTCTGTGAGGCTGTGGGCGGCTCTCAGAAGAGCCTTTGTTTTGTGTTGGAATAAAGGGGGTAGTTATTTAGCCGCCGAACCCCTAGAGAGTGCGGCCCTGTCGTTTCAGAGCGTACACCACATCCATGGCAGTGACCGTCTTGCGCTTGGCGTGCTCGGTGTAGGTGACCGCGTCcctgatcacattctccaggAAAACCTTCAACACCCCGCGGGTCTCCTCGTTGATCAGACCCGAGATCCGCTTGAGTCGTACGGCGGATAGCTGGCTTGGTGATGCCcgggcacaaacaatctccctgatgtactagtggtaaGAGGATCTAGGTTGACGGAGGAACtgtaggaaattcacattagactggaaatggtgttgggtagactgaaggcagataaatcctgatggtctgcatcccagggcttgatggtctgcatcccagggtacttaaggaagtggctctagaaattgtagacgtattttccaatgttctgtaggttcaggataagttcctgtggattggaggggagctaatgttatcccttATTTTAAGaagggcgagagagagaaaacagggaattatagaccagttagctagacatcggtggtgaggaagatgccagagtcaaatataaaagatgaaatagcggcacaattGGATAAGGGTTGCAGGAtccgtccgagtcagcatggatttacgatggggaaatcatgcttgactaatcttctggaattttttgaggatgtaactaggaaaatggacaagggagagtcagtgatgtagtgtacctggacttattTGCAGGGTTAAACAAGAGTCAGATGTACCATGGGCTGAGGAGATATTGTGGAACAGAGAGATGTTGATGGACATGCAAAATACTCCTGAACGTGGCGGCACAGTTAGGATGGGTGGTGAAAAAGGCCTGTGGGATATTTGTCTTTATTGGTCAGAACACACGTCTTACAAGAACCTTTTAAAACTTTGGTGAGGACACAGCTGGAACAATGTGGACTTCTCTGGTGCCATATTGTAGGAAGGACGAGATTACACtggagaggagattcaccaggatgtatcCTGAGGGACAATCATTCAGTTAtatggagagactggataggctgggcttGATTTCCTTGGAGCAGTGGAGACTGACCAGGTTAAGACGTATAAGATTGTGTGTGGTCATTGTATACTCCTACGTGGTTTAACTTTCAAAATGCATCACTACACACTTGTCCAAATTAAGTTACATTGCCATTCCCATGCCCGCTTTCCCAGTTGATCAGTATTCAGTGTAAACTTAGATACCCCTCTTCACTCTCCACTCTACCACTAACTGTGGAGTAATCTGTAAACTTTATAATTATGCCACTtatttatataaatatacatgACACACAACAGCAAccaacactgatccctgcagCATCTAAAAAcagaagaacatagaacatcgcaggaacaggcccaaatgaatccgactacggatgctgtctatacggagtttgtccgttctccgcatgaccgtgtgggttttctgcgggatttcggtttcctcccactctccaaagacatacaggtatgtaggttattgGCTTGTCTTGgtgtaagtataaattgtccctcgtgtgtgtaggatagtgttaatgtgcggggattgctggtcggtgcagactcggtgggctgaagggcctgtttccacgctgtatctccaaactaaactaaacaaacacgatgccaagtttaattaatcccctctgcctgcatgtgattcatatccctctatatccatgtgtctatccaaagcctcttaaatgccactattctatctgccagcacattccagacaacacattccaggcatcctGCCCCCCTGTGTAAATCAGCGGTcacacacatctcttttaaactttgtgtcTCAAACCCAAAAGCTAAGCCATCTCGTTTTTGACAATTTCAGCCAGAGAAAAAGGATCAGACTATCCACACTATATATGCCCTCCTAATTCTATCTACTTCTACCTCaggctccagtgaaaacaatccaattttatGCAACCTTGCCTTATAGCAAATGccgtctaatccaggcaacattctgttaaacttattctgcactctctccaacatTCCTGTAATGGACAATACACCAAGGCTGCAACTTGGCTTCCTGACCCTTTTACGCAATACACCGACTGACAAagtacattttacttcggagtcacgtgagtgactacgtgaagaagaccccgtccgTGCGCATGGGCGTCATATTGTCGTTCACATGGCAGATGCACCGGTCTGACAAGCATGTCGCCTGCTTGCCAGCGGTAAGTTAAACTAAGAAGGTAAGGTTTTTATTTCATACCTTTTCTTAGATTTCGTGCAGGAACCTCTGTTATAGAGGTTTCCTGCCGGTACTTCGCGAGGCTGACGAGGGAACCAGTATAGCTGGTAAGTCGGGTCtgcaatttttaatgttttaagaaATTGCTgatttgcagtgccagagacccgggtaattATGGGTGCTTTTTAAATTAAAGAGTTATTCTCAGAGGAGTGGATTCCTCTGGAGGCTCCGTTTAAAGAACGGATAGACCTATTGCCGTGAGAGTTCCCCTCCGGTAATAGAGATAGATGGTGGGGTTCCCCGAGATAGTGGGGTAAAACCGTTTAGACGGCTAACCCTAATACCGGCAggttttccctccggtaatagAGATAGATGTGGGGTTCCCCGATATGGGGAGGTAAAACCCATTAGATGGTCAGCCCCAGTACCGGCAGGGTTCCCCTCCGGTAAAATATACAGATGCTGGGGTTCCTAGGGTAGGAAAATCCAGTAGCAATACGGTTTCCAGACTACAGTGGTCCCCAGGATATGGGTTCAAAACTAAACCTCAAAGGTCAGCATTAGTGctgggagggttcccctccaGTAAGTTATAAAAATCTTTTGAGGTTGGTTAGGAGAATAATAATGGAGAAGATACTCCATCTAGACACACCAGGAAGTGTGTCAGCGTGGCTGCACCTTTGGAACAGGGCTGCTTATTTGAATGCCTAGTCTATGGCAGTgtgggcctatgggagagcccgcgccgGCAGCACCTTGGAACAGGGCTGTTTGACGCCTAGTATATGGCAGCGTGGGTCTATGGTAGAGCCCGCACCAGCAGCGCCTTGGAACAGGGCTGCTTGAGGCTTAGTCTATGGCAGCGTGGGCCAATGGGAGAGCTAGTGCCAGCAGCACCTTGAGATAGGGCTGTTTGATTCAGAGTCTATGGCAGCGCAGGCCTATAGGAGTGCCCAAGCCAGCAGCACCTTGAGATAGGGCTGCTTAAAAATGCATGCATAGTCTATGGCAGCgcaggcctatgggagagccagcgccagcagcatctttggacaggGCTGTTTCATTGTTGATGCCTAGGCTAAAGACAGCGTTGGCCTATAGGAGAGCCAGCACCAGCAGCGCCTTATAACAGGGCTGCTTTAAATGCATGCTTATTCTATGGTGGTATAGGCTTATGTTAGAGCCAGCACCAGCAGCTGTTTTATGTTTCCCTCTAGGGGAAGGAGCAAGGGTTTATGGAAAAGCCCGTACCAGTAGCACCTTGTAATAGGGCTACTTAATGTGTCTCTTTTATAGAGCAGGGAGCATGCCGGGTCAGTACAAATCTGATGCAGAGTTTGAGG
Above is a window of Amblyraja radiata isolate CabotCenter1 chromosome 45, sAmbRad1.1.pri, whole genome shotgun sequence DNA encoding:
- the LOC116968405 gene encoding histone H4-like; this encodes MRFIPRPGTKGRGMGRGSIDLTELKRSMQRNCSLQQYIREIVCARASPSQLSAVRLKRISGLINEETRGVLKVFLENVIRDAVTYTEHAKRKTVTAMDVVYALKRQGRTL